One Lacunisphaera limnophila DNA window includes the following coding sequences:
- a CDS encoding O-antigen ligase family protein — MSLAAVGTVALTLVHPSSTRQFSWPWILVLQGIWLAPLAALGLGLATQPNWRRPERGLLAGLILLAVTALVSAGLSPYAGASLPRVWPTLGGVAAYLWLHHWITQENQTSGRTGLITRALAGIGAVLTGVSLVGWIARPGAFSWSVRNDFPFGHSIQLAGAMLLLLPWLLHAAWGTRGWRRAGWLAAAATGTLVLLVTSSRSAALAAGIVAVTGTAWAVLRAGWSRRQQGLLVLAALAVLLVTVLANPRLRELAVRGTWSETARESNTQRSAMLEAGRLMGVDRPVTGWGPGTVPLVYPTLRHRLAAGVDNVLQLHSTPAQLWATLGLPGLTALALLLWAAARRGARLWRLTVPDSPALAAAAALAGYGLFALTDHQLDLPALNALLVVNAALLLAGGSAGSSSRGGPTFRLVAAGAVLLAGVIPLWPTLRDLAGRYRYHQTLILLANGRLAPALDRLASAARLAPHDPYYRHQAAGLLLSQHGATPGVAERAVLLDQAATELTASLAAGIFTEYAHFNLGWIALERADAAAANRHFRATLQESPHRRGAYFGLGLALRAAGREADAIRAFALEWLNDPAALTAPLWAWPAFAPLRPQVEAEANRMLDELAAGQPAAPYVRDLWRWWLHGGRPPAAGYNPETDRFVRTLAAVLDGSPLPAAAAPDPWDRLLRAWHAPEPGAAFLPFTPRQPGLAAALARRAARHPPPAVHDFLTSGIDEEPALLATERANRPGYGVLALHPDGPILIDLYVRQQNRLVSEFASTLFPPKGWIPAANLLTRLPPAP; from the coding sequence ATGTCGCTGGCGGCGGTGGGCACGGTGGCGCTCACGCTGGTCCACCCCTCCTCGACGCGGCAGTTTAGCTGGCCTTGGATTCTGGTGCTGCAAGGCATCTGGCTGGCTCCGCTGGCGGCACTGGGCCTCGGTCTCGCCACGCAACCGAACTGGCGCCGGCCCGAGCGCGGGCTTTTGGCCGGGCTGATTCTGCTGGCGGTCACCGCCCTCGTCTCCGCCGGCCTTAGCCCCTACGCCGGTGCCAGCCTGCCCCGCGTCTGGCCCACTTTGGGTGGTGTGGCTGCCTATCTCTGGCTCCACCACTGGATCACCCAGGAAAACCAAACCAGCGGACGGACCGGCCTGATCACCCGTGCCCTCGCCGGCATCGGCGCGGTGCTCACCGGGGTCAGTCTCGTAGGTTGGATCGCGCGTCCCGGTGCCTTTTCCTGGTCGGTTCGGAATGATTTTCCTTTCGGCCACTCCATCCAGCTGGCGGGCGCGATGCTCCTGCTGCTGCCCTGGCTGCTGCACGCCGCGTGGGGCACGCGCGGCTGGCGGCGCGCGGGGTGGCTGGCCGCGGCCGCCACCGGCACCCTCGTGCTGCTCGTCACCAGCAGCCGCAGCGCGGCCCTGGCCGCCGGGATCGTGGCAGTGACGGGCACCGCTTGGGCGGTGCTGCGCGCCGGTTGGTCCCGCCGCCAGCAGGGACTGCTGGTGCTGGCCGCGCTCGCCGTGCTCCTCGTCACCGTGCTCGCCAACCCGCGTCTCCGCGAACTGGCGGTCCGCGGCACCTGGAGCGAAACCGCCCGCGAGAGCAACACCCAGCGATCCGCGATGCTGGAGGCCGGACGCCTGATGGGCGTCGATCGGCCGGTCACTGGCTGGGGACCCGGCACGGTGCCGCTGGTCTACCCCACTCTCCGTCACCGCCTGGCGGCAGGCGTGGACAATGTCCTCCAATTGCACAGCACTCCCGCCCAGCTCTGGGCGACACTCGGCCTGCCGGGGCTCACGGCCCTCGCCTTGCTCCTCTGGGCCGCCGCGCGTCGCGGGGCGCGCTTGTGGCGGCTGACCGTGCCGGACAGCCCGGCGCTCGCGGCCGCCGCCGCGCTCGCGGGTTACGGTCTCTTCGCCCTGACCGATCACCAATTGGATCTCCCCGCCTTGAACGCGCTGCTCGTGGTCAACGCCGCACTGCTGCTGGCGGGCGGTTCCGCCGGCTCATCGTCGCGCGGCGGGCCGACCTTCCGGTTGGTCGCCGCCGGGGCGGTCCTGCTGGCCGGAGTCATTCCGCTCTGGCCCACGCTGCGCGATCTGGCCGGGCGCTATCGCTACCACCAGACGCTGATCCTCCTCGCCAACGGCCGGCTGGCGCCCGCACTGGACCGCCTCGCTTCCGCAGCCCGGCTCGCCCCGCACGATCCTTACTACCGGCACCAAGCAGCCGGGCTCCTGCTGAGCCAACACGGGGCCACGCCCGGGGTGGCCGAGCGCGCCGTCCTGCTCGACCAGGCCGCCACCGAACTCACCGCCTCCCTCGCCGCCGGGATCTTCACCGAATACGCCCATTTCAATCTGGGTTGGATCGCCCTGGAACGCGCAGACGCGGCGGCCGCGAACCGCCATTTCCGCGCCACGCTGCAGGAATCCCCACATCGCCGCGGCGCCTACTTCGGCCTGGGCCTCGCCCTCCGCGCCGCCGGCCGCGAGGCGGACGCGATCCGGGCCTTCGCCCTGGAGTGGCTCAACGACCCGGCCGCCCTCACTGCCCCGCTCTGGGCCTGGCCTGCTTTCGCCCCGCTGCGCCCGCAGGTCGAGGCGGAGGCCAACCGGATGCTGGACGAGCTGGCGGCTGGGCAACCCGCCGCGCCCTACGTCCGCGACCTCTGGCGCTGGTGGCTGCACGGAGGACGGCCTCCGGCCGCGGGCTACAACCCGGAGACCGACCGCTTCGTCCGCACCCTCGCGGCCGTGCTCGACGGTTCTCCCTTGCCGGCCGCGGCCGCACCCGATCCATGGGATCGCCTGCTCCGGGCCTGGCACGCGCCCGAACCGGGCGCAGCCTTCCTGCCGTTCACGCCGCGCCAACCCGGTTTGGCCGCCGCTCTCGCCCGGCGGGCGGCCCGGCACCCACCGCCGGCCGTGCATGATTTCCTCACCTCCGGGATCGACGAGGAACCCGCCCTGCTGGCCACGGAGCGGGCGAACCGCCCCGGCTACGGCGTGCTCGCGCTGCATCCCGATGGCCCCATCCTCATCGACCTCTACGTGCGTCAGCAAAATCGCCTGGTTTCGGAATTTGCCTCCACCCTGTTTCCCCCCAAAGGCTGGATCCCGGCAGCGAACCTGCTCACCCGCCTGCCGCCCGCCCCATGA
- a CDS encoding TVP38/TMEM64 family protein, which yields MVETRPKPNRALLLKLAVVAVVGGAGLLLLARGYDIKGGIQEVLALIRGAGAVPFFLAMAFLPAAGMPMSFFSLTAGSVFAPQIGMPAVIALSLAAITFSMAFSYFLATRLLRPVLEALLVRLGYKLPQVDSGDVTDLIILLRVTPGVPFPVQNYLLGLARVPFGKYLLVSSLIQWPANTAFILFGDALLSGKGKVALISLSLILALMAATQLVRKHYGAKKKAGGA from the coding sequence ATGGTCGAAACCCGTCCCAAGCCCAACCGGGCCCTGCTCCTCAAGCTGGCCGTGGTCGCAGTCGTGGGCGGAGCCGGCCTGCTCCTGCTGGCGCGCGGTTATGATATCAAGGGCGGGATCCAGGAAGTGCTGGCCCTGATCCGCGGGGCGGGCGCAGTCCCGTTTTTCCTGGCCATGGCCTTCCTGCCGGCGGCGGGCATGCCCATGTCGTTTTTCTCGCTCACGGCGGGATCGGTCTTTGCCCCGCAGATCGGCATGCCGGCGGTGATCGCGCTCTCGCTCGCGGCCATCACCTTCAGCATGGCCTTCAGTTATTTCCTGGCCACGCGGCTGCTCCGGCCGGTGCTCGAGGCGCTGCTCGTGCGGCTGGGCTACAAGCTGCCGCAGGTCGACTCCGGGGATGTCACCGACCTCATCATCCTGCTGCGCGTGACGCCCGGGGTCCCGTTTCCGGTGCAGAATTATCTGCTCGGCCTCGCCCGGGTGCCGTTTGGCAAATACCTCCTGGTGTCCTCCCTGATCCAATGGCCGGCGAACACGGCGTTCATCCTGTTTGGTGACGCATTGCTGTCGGGCAAGGGCAAGGTTGCCCTGATCTCGCTCAGTTTGATCCTAGCGCTGATGGCCGCCACGCAGCTCGTGCGGAAGCACTACGGGGCGAAAAAGAAAGCCGGCGGCGCATGA
- the xseA gene encoding exodeoxyribonuclease VII large subunit, with product MRPDDITPDEGGRVQTVTEFNRRVKELLKGGLPPCWVQGEVSNLRVQASGHVYFSLKDAGAQLGCVLFRGDATRQSVKLRDGLQVLAYGQVDVYEARGQYQLITRALIEHGAGRLQQELEQLKQRLAAEGLFAPERKKPLPLLPRTVGFITSPTGAAVQDFIRILQRRGWTGRLVVLPAKVQGEGAAAELVAMLRTAEALGIFDLLVIGRGGGSIEDLWAFNEEPLVRAIAACGLPVISAVGHEIDYTLSDFAADVRAETPSGAAELISSRYLDCVERLSRAGERLDELARTRCAQARQQLDHAHSRLRLLSPTAAIEQNHLRLDDLRNRLGSALRASLQEGRQSLAAARSRLAATSPEKRVQLESHRLLALWKRLESASPQSVLKRGYAIVRDEAGRPVARAQGLAPGQPLVNEFLDGKVRVRVE from the coding sequence ATGAGACCGGACGACATCACCCCGGACGAAGGCGGGCGGGTGCAGACCGTCACGGAGTTCAACCGCCGGGTGAAGGAGCTGTTGAAGGGCGGCCTGCCGCCCTGCTGGGTGCAGGGCGAGGTGTCGAACCTGCGGGTGCAGGCCAGCGGGCATGTGTATTTTTCCCTGAAGGATGCGGGCGCGCAGCTGGGGTGCGTGCTGTTCCGCGGCGACGCGACGCGCCAGAGCGTGAAGTTGCGGGACGGCCTGCAGGTGCTGGCCTACGGGCAGGTGGATGTCTATGAGGCGCGCGGGCAGTACCAGCTCATCACCCGCGCGCTCATCGAGCATGGCGCCGGCCGGCTGCAGCAGGAACTCGAACAGCTCAAGCAGCGGCTCGCGGCCGAGGGTCTTTTCGCCCCCGAGCGAAAAAAACCGCTGCCGCTCCTCCCGCGCACGGTCGGCTTCATCACCTCGCCGACGGGCGCGGCCGTGCAGGATTTCATCCGCATCCTGCAGCGCCGCGGCTGGACCGGCCGGCTGGTGGTGCTGCCCGCGAAGGTGCAGGGCGAGGGCGCGGCGGCCGAGCTGGTCGCCATGCTGCGCACGGCGGAGGCGCTGGGGATCTTTGACCTCCTCGTGATCGGGCGCGGCGGCGGCAGCATCGAGGATCTCTGGGCCTTCAACGAAGAGCCGCTGGTGCGGGCCATCGCGGCCTGCGGCCTGCCGGTCATCTCGGCCGTTGGCCACGAGATCGATTACACGCTCAGCGATTTCGCCGCGGACGTGCGGGCGGAGACACCCAGCGGGGCGGCGGAGCTGATCTCCAGCCGGTATCTCGACTGCGTGGAGCGACTCAGCCGGGCGGGCGAGCGGCTGGACGAGTTGGCGCGCACCCGTTGCGCGCAGGCGCGGCAGCAGCTGGACCACGCACACAGCCGGCTGCGGCTGCTGTCGCCGACCGCGGCCATCGAGCAGAACCACCTCCGGTTGGACGACCTGCGCAACCGGCTGGGTTCCGCGCTGCGGGCCTCGTTGCAGGAGGGCCGGCAGTCGCTGGCCGCGGCCCGGTCGCGGCTGGCGGCGACCTCGCCGGAGAAGCGCGTGCAGCTCGAGTCGCACCGCCTGCTGGCCTTGTGGAAGCGGCTCGAGTCCGCCAGCCCGCAGTCGGTGCTCAAGCGCGGCTATGCCATCGTGCGGGATGAGGCCGGCCGGCCGGTGGCCCGGGCGCAGGGCCTGGCGCCCGGCCAGCCGCTCGTGAACGAGTTCCTCGACGGCAAAGTGCGCGTGCGGGTGGAATAA